The DNA window AACAGACATTGCAGTAGACTGACACTATACAAAATTATATAACAGAATGACATGGCACATTAATGTCTGTGTTTGCACATCGGTGAAAATACCAGTAGCATGCACAATATGCATGCACATTGATGTCAgtactggtacatgtgttaAAGTGAAGATATGCTCTTACCCTTTCTACTACATCATTGAAGAAATCTCTAAGGTCTTTACTATGGATCATACCAACAGCAATGTTAATCACACCACGTGACAGTGCCTGTAATTAAAGGAGAGAATATTCATGAGTTGTGAAGCATAAACACACACAATAGCAATTGTTAATCACTATTTTCTGAGAACAATTTTCAACTGTCAATTTTTAATTACAGAAATTAATTATTGTATAATTAAGATATTATGTTAAGAggcaataaaactgttcttatcagaccatgaaatcattaaataaatatactacaagattctatttcaaatattctGTTCCAGGTATTATTgatccaattcatttatttactttctctGATTTTAAATCTGATTGTAAATGCTTGCCAATTGCTGGTTGTACTAAtactacaaatacatgtacttttgtataaaataatattacacaTAGTAAATTTCAGTATTTGGAATTCATGTTTCAGTACATGTACCAGCATATTGAGAATAATAAGTTGTACAAGTTGTGAGATGACCTATAGTAAAGAAACAAGAATTAACTTACTTTAAAGTTTGACTCCATATCTGCATATACTTTCTCTGACATCTTATCTTGAATGGCTGAACATACCAGACTGGgtgataaaaacaaagaaatagCATTTTGTTTATAAGTATAGATTTACATAAACATATCAATCATAACATGGATATTAATTTCACTATCCACCCACCATAAACAAAACTAACCATGTAAattaacacaaacaaaattgaGTGCAAAAATCTCATAATAATCTTTATCTGTccaaataaatttcaataaattgttAAATTGTCGCGACATGAGCAGCACcttagtgccctagtgttgaaagAGCAGGAGAAAACCAGAGTACCAGGGGAAAGCCCATGTTGTTTGCCAGGTTGTTGTGAAgacattattttgaataatgcCTGGAACATTGTGTTCTTGTCTGAGATAACACCAACTGTCTCTGATATTGAAAGTGTTGTGTCTGGTAACTTTGATTGATTATCACTTTACAATGTTGCAGTTACACCCACTTCATTATTACTGACTCAAGAATAGGCACCCAGGCTCTCAGTAAGCGGCATTTTCAAAGGGCAAACAAATCAACAATTTATTCAATTAAAATGATGTTGCGTAGAAAGTACTTTGTACAAAACTATGATCTTGGTTGTAATATATTGGTAAGTAtccaattaaaaaaatatttacccttTGTGAACATCACCCATGTCTCTATCAAGGAGAATTTTCAAATCCCTCAGCTCCTGCAGGAAGTCTCTATCAAAATCTGCATCGATGTCTACTTTGGAATCTGTAAATATTGATCAGGAAATGTAATGTCTTTGCATCTGGGAGTCATTTACCAGTAACACTTGCagtgtacaagccttgcaatgCAGATTCCTTTTCCAACTAAATGCTTTTCTGCACCAATGACACCAAAAAAAGCAAACCAAGGTGCAAAACTTGTCAAACAGTCTATATATTCAAATTGTACTCATTTACTATACAATGTGAGGTTCTATGTCATCCTCATTTCTTTATATATTGtcataatttattgatttgatacatataaaaatTCCCAcaaaaattataaaacaaagGTGCACAATAACAGTACTTTTTTAATACCAATACAATTATGAGCCACAACTATTCAATCAATTTTCTAAGAGAGTTTGTTAAGGAATGGAAAAGAGGAAATCTTGCTAAAAACTCACCAACTGAACCAGCAGTCCAGTGATCAATCATTTCATCAGCACAGAAAGTGAAATCGGGTACTGTTAAGTATTGCAGTCTCTTCTTCCCTGTGTCAAAACGATTATTTGCAAAGAATACTATGGCTGCATACTGCCTGTAATCGAAAATCAGAATTTccaaaaataacatcaaaacCATTGGACACTTCATGTATGTAATTCCTTCTCAAAATTCATAATGCTTTATTGCTACAATAGTCGGAGGTGATCGCACAATGTTCACACAAGCTCAAAAGTGAACTTTattggttgggggggggggggggtatggtgtcaatgcgattgctgaacttcatttttgcacttctaacaaaattttgatgaaaaactttcactccttcaatgataacagcttttgtattaactactgacatgttgataagttgatacaaatttacttctaatgtgttcatttaggggagggtGTTTTGACTGAAAAGAATGTGCATTTTTTGAGCTTGTGTAGCATTGTGTGATAGTCCCTAAGATAGTATGATGTTTTAACTGCCTGAAACCTCATTGAGAAAGAACACCATTAATTTTACTTACTTTGCTAACTTTTCTGACACCAAGAAGTGAACTCGGATATTTTTGAACATTGGACCTTCCATATCTTCAACCATTTTGAAAACTCTCTTGAAATTATCAAACTACAAAGAAAAACAGAAACTCTTATATGACTACAGTACATGTGATACACAGGTGTAACTAAAACTGTTACAGTGCTAACACAGTAGTATTGATAACAATACTTTCAAAGCatgaacaaaaatgacaaaaacatacCTGTCGTCGACAACTTCTTAGTTTTACATTGGTCTTGTCACTTATATCATCTaaatcttttctgtttttgCTGGATAATTTTTTACCAAGAATTTCTCTAACCACTGGATAATCAAACTCATAGTACCTATAAAATGTAACagaaaaacaccaaattgaaatttgattatGAGTAGCTTTCAAAATTCATACTGTTTCTATATAAGTTTGACTGATACAGCTAGATGCATACTTGGGAGTCTATTACAACTACAAACTCAAAACTGACTTACTTTTCAATCAGCATCTTTTGGGTAGCAAGTGGCATTTGTAAAAGCATTTGGTTGACAATTTGTGATGGATGGTGTAGTAtcttttctaacatattaaatGTTCTGTAGTGGTCCAGGGTGTCATACATCAACATGTCAGTTGTTGCTCCAGTTTTCCGTAATATACCAGTGTGTTGTCTTGCAAACACTGCTTCATTGACTGTAATTataaaacatagaaatatgGTATGTATATACCACAGACTCTACActtgtagggtctatgatataaACAGGTGCATAGACATACAAGATATTTCACACAAAACAGAGAAAATACACCAGTCATAATCAATGTGGTAGTGCCCTGTCTGCATGCAGGTGATTCAATGTCAGGGAAACAAAGGTAAGTTGGCAAtgaattttctttctttccctCATTAATTTTGTATGCAGTCTGTTTTTTTCACACCTTCATCTATCTTTTCACACCTTGCCTTCAGCTTTGTCATATTTATTATAGGCATTCAAGTGAAAATAGTCTGACAGGTAGAGTGCAAAAAAAAGCACAAAGTGTTGGTAAATTTAGAGTTAAGAAAATACAATATAGAACAGTAAAGTTACACAGGGATATTTACTTGTAATGTTTGAAGACTGGGTAAGTCGGGACCCGAGTCTGACCATGGCTCTCTGTTTATGGATATTGTAAGAATCGAGTGCCGCACTCCATCTATCTGTAAGCAGGTCTAGTGCATGTGCCAATGTGTGCTGTGTACTTCAATCACCTGTGGTTTATTTTTCATACATGGGCACATGATGTAAATGCTTAGCTAATTAATAGCTAACTAGCTTGGTCTTGCAAGCTTGAAACTCGAGCAACTCAAGTTTACATATAACATAGCAAGTATCCACTCATTTACATCTAGTACAGTACCTGTAGCTGTCCCCCTTGAAGGTGATTTGAGCAAAGTGTTGTTTACACAGCAGAGATAAACACgataaacaacaacattaacagTACTGTAGCATCATTTAAATTCCGTTGCAAAAATGTAGTAAACTCACCTGAACGTCCGTCTAACCATAACTGATACACTTCAGCGTCGATATATGTAGTATTACCGACAAAAATATTGATGTCACTCATATTCCAATTTTCTATATTCGTCGTGTTCACCTGTACTCGTGTGATATGATAGCCGTCTACCTTGCTGCAGTACAGTCGACGTCGCGTCGGAAAATCCCCAAATTAAATATGgcgacaaatttgcataaatgacataatgatcACGTGACAGGGAATCCTCAACTCGAAGTCTACACATTATAGAGGGCCATGGTACGACCATGGAAGTATTATTGAGATAACATACCCCCGTATGGTACGAcattggagtaattatactgacaatataattactccaaggtatAAGGTACGACAAACGGCTGAAATGTAGTGATTTTGTCTACTTGAGATATGTCAAAAGTTCATAAATCCATTTCCGGCAGCCGGCTTTTTAGTCATATTAAAAACCCGCATGTAAGttggtttgatttgaaattattaGCAATGTATTAAGGTACTTCTTTTGGGATATTGAGCAGATAATTATATACTGCTCGGGTGAAGGCACTCGATAAGCACTACTTATCCCATCTCATTGATGATTATAACACTCTTGTGTTAAGATTTGAAAAATCAACTAAATAGGGATGGATATCAGTAGATAGTTCGACGTGTATGCATTTGACCTCTTTATTTCTATACACATTAATTGTTGGATCCAGGAATTATCTATAGATTTGCTGCACACAAAGAAAAAGATGTCCCTGTGTTTGTCATATTTGAATTAAATTGTCACTTACAGAACCAAGTGTTAGTAAATTTCGAAATGTTATGGTAACATGTGATCTTGTGatcttgaactttgacatatCATGTAAATTTATCTATAGTGCAtttaccatagactctacacTATGTTTCAACAGAGATACCCGCAAGTGAGAtgtgtaatgacgtcatcggtccgGGCGTATCCGCCTGCCCTAATAGGTTTGGGGCACGGTTGTCTAAGGTTTGGGGAAAAGGGAGATTAGTccgagcgcccacaacggccgATCTGTCAGTCTACTCGCAAGTGAGATGCGTCATATTCAACTGAACCTCAGaatctatagtggtctgaggctgAACCAAACTTTGTGTAACTGTTTAtatgattgttatttttttgtatacaGGCTGGTAACCTGGAAATGCAATAAACATTTAgtcatgtatgtacaaaatatgtattcattGTTTTATATGTAAGTTTGGTCTATAGTCTGACTTGGAGATAATTTCCTAAGCTAACTATTTGTtctcatttttacctcccgtaaagGTATCAGAGGTATTAAgagggggatgtctgtctgtgtgtgtgtgtgtgtgtgtgtgtgtctatctatctatctgtctgtatgtatgtatgtatgtccgtctgtgtgtgtgtgtgtgtttgtgtatgtgtcatcattttcttaaaaatggctggctcaattatactgaaatacaacttttaccttaaatgagtaatttgaataacgAACGATATTCAGCAAtgaagcagtatcatgcactattcaaattccgtataatttggcatatacctaagaaagcacacttgtccaaaaaagcctgttaccatagttttttttagttttaatgactaatttgcataattagtgattcccttatgggaggcattcagtttgaaTCTGGTTTTGGTTACTTTCACtgattgtacatgttgtatctttattttattCTCACTTTCTCGGGGAATAAGTTCAATTCAAACACTTTGTCTACTTCtccagcacacacacacacatacactgtatgtatgtatgtatgtatgtatgtatgtatgtatgtatgtatgtatgtatgta is part of the Glandiceps talaboti chromosome 2, keGlaTala1.1, whole genome shotgun sequence genome and encodes:
- the LOC144450658 gene encoding acidic fibroblast growth factor intracellular-binding protein-like, which encodes MSDINIFVGNTTYIDAEVYQLWLDGRSVNEAVFARQHTGILRKTGATTDMLMYDTLDHYRTFNMLEKILHHPSQIVNQMLLQMPLATQKMLIEKYYEFDYPVVREILGKKLSSKNRKDLDDISDKTNVKLRSCRRQFDNFKRVFKMVEDMEGPMFKNIRVHFLVSEKLAKQYAAIVFFANNRFDTGKKRLQYLTVPDFTFCADEMIDHWTAGSVDSKVDIDADFDRDFLQELRDLKILLDRDMGDVHKGLVCSAIQDKMSEKVYADMESNFKALSRGVINIAVGMIHSKDLRDFFNDVVERVIDPCRQAGWTPENVKSFLEVYESSCHQIEYFKRQPRLLAVFKRYMDTFTRCILRMYHS